The following are from one region of the Nicotiana tabacum cultivar K326 chromosome 3, ASM71507v2, whole genome shotgun sequence genome:
- the LOC107784711 gene encoding cationic amino acid transporter 1-like: MGEGEEGHGLSTSGGIRRRGCTLSKDDFLPEESFKSWGNYVNALSNTPARLYDRVVTRSDEQEEMDAKARSVNQMKRSLNWWDLMWFGLGALVGAGIFVLTGLEARTDAGPAVVLAYVISGVSAMLAVFCYTEFAVEIPVAGGSFAYLRVELGDFVAFIAAGNILLEYVIGSAAMARSWTSYFATLCGRQPDDFRIVVNSLAEGYNRLDPIAIGVCIIISIIACNSTKASSRINYIASVVHVLILLFIIVAGLIHADTKNFTPFMPFGPRGVFKASAVLFFAYTGFDAVSTMAEETKNPARDIPIGLVGSVLLTTVLYCALAAVLCLMQSYKNIDVNAPFSVAFEAVGLGWGKYVVAAGALKGMTSVLLVNCVGQARYLTHISRTHMMPPWFSYVNAKSGTPVNATIFMMTSSALLALFTSLDILSNLLSISTLFIFILVALALLVRRYYVSNVTTKENRNKLLVLLALIVASSIGTATIWGVTDDWKGYCVTLPIWFLATAGISILVPKARSPKVWGVPLVPWVPSVSIAINFFLLASMDKDSFIRFAVWTVLLLVYYVLLGLHASYDTAKELEKNAEWGKVEGGNASSLTNAGDTKSEPVPSSK; encoded by the exons ATGGGGGAAGGGGAAGAAGGACACGGATTGTCGACTTCTGGAGGAATAAGGAGAAGAGGATGTACACTTTCAAAGGATGATTTTCTGCCAGAGGAATCATTCAAGAGCTGGGGAAATTATGTAAATGCATTGAGTAATACACCAGCTCGGCTTTATGATCGAGTTGTGACACGTTCTGatgagcaagaagagatggatGCCAAGGCAAGAAGTGTGAACCAAATGAAGAGGAGCTTGAATTGGTGGGATCTCATGTGGTTTGGTTTAGGTGCACTTGTTGGTGCTGGAATATTTGTTCTTACTGGTCTTGAAGCTCGTACTGATGCTGGTCCAGCTGTTGTCCTAGCTTATGTTATTTCTGGGGTCTCAGCTATGTTAGCTGTATTTTGCTACACTGAGTTTGCTGTGGAGATTCCAGTGGCAG GTGGTTCATTTGCTTACTTAAGGGTGGAGCTCGGTGACTTTGTAGCATTTATAGCAGCTGGTAACATACTTCTTGAATATGTGATTGGTTCAGCCGCAATGGCTCGCTCATGGACTTCCTATTTTGCCACTCTTTGTGGCCGCCAACCTGACGATTTCCGGATCGTGGTAAATTCTCTAGCAGAAGGCTACAATCGCCTTGATCCGATAGCCATCGGTGTCTGCATTATAATTTCCATCATTGCATGTAATAGCACCAAAGCTTCTTCTAGGATCAACTATATTGCATCAGTTGTTCATGTCCTAATCCTCCTCTTCATCATTGTTGCTGGTTTAATCCATGCGGATACCAAAAACTTCACCCCCTTTATGCCATTTGGTCCTCGTGGTGTATTCAAAGCATCGGCTGTGTTGTTTTTCGCTTATACTGGTTTTGATGCTGTTTCAACTATGGCCGAGGAAACCAAGAATCCTGCTAGGGACATCCCTATTGGCCTAGTTGGTTCTGTTTTATTGACCACTGTGTTGTATTGTGCATTGGCTGCTGTTCTTTGTCTTATGCAATCGTACAAGAATATCGATGTCAACGCCCCGTTTTCAGTTGCATTTGAGGCTGTTGGTTTAGGCTGGGGAAAGTATGTGGTTGCTGCAGGTGCATTAAAAGGGATGACCTCTGTTTTGCTAGTGAACTGTGTAGGCCAAGCTCGTTATCTAACACACATTTCCAGAACTCACATGATGCCCCCTTGGTTTTCTTATGTAAATGCAAAATCAGGAACACCAGTCAATGCTACTATATTCATGATGACATCTAGTGCACTTCTTGCCTTATTTACAAGTCTTGATATTCTTTCAAACCTTTTGTCTATCTCCACACTCTTTATCTTCATTCTTGTGGCACTTGCTCTTCTTGTTCGACGTTACTATGTCAGTAATGTGACCACTAAAGAGAATCGAAACAAGCTCCTCGTGTTACTTGCACTCATTGTGGCATCATCTATTGGCACTGCTACTATTTGGGGTGTTACAGATGATTGGAAAGGATATTGTGTCACATTGCCAATATGGTTCTTGGCAACTGCTGGAATATCAATTTTGGTGCCAAAAGCTAGGAGTCCAAAGGTATGGGGTGTACCTTTGGTACCATGGGTACCATCTGTATCCATTGCCATAAATTTCTTTCTTCTAGCTTCCATGGATAAGGATTCTTTTATACGGTTCGCAGTTTGGACTGTCCTTTTGTTGGTATATTATGTGCTCTTGGGGTTGCATGCCTCTTATGACACTGCCAAGGAGCTTGAGAAGAATGCAGAATGGGGAAAAGTTGAAGGAGGAAATGCTTCTTCACTTACAAATGCTGGAGATACCAAAAGTGAGCCAGTTCCTTCAAGTAAATAA